A genomic stretch from Thermoplasma sp. Kam2015 includes:
- a CDS encoding MFS transporter: MAMFRRLSSLMHEENVSLIGILEGIRTFSAFLPIPVFSLYAFRFTDSGLMAGMALGVYGIAMIFSQILLGHLSDIIGRKKIAYLSAILFSLGNLISWHPFNILVLIFSRAIAGFGAMSSPLLALLNEQADRERRTIYMAAVGTFSGFGIAIGVIAGPWIMQYIGLSTLFLISAILGFISITPISMLKEHSVKSSARPALEINVPFVFSSFASSFLLFGSFFFLPLYWVSHAGGISYSTMILITLITAGILGIFISVRMGMKDSISTITLLLFAVSAIFMFSLWQFQILVATGFFIFALGYTMFEIAFIPLLLKDSYRNYGSLIGFFNSGRYAGEFLGSITIGYFLGTSRIFHHLIWFTLLIDALMVFSILLLNAQDLKYGNMFNMHN, translated from the coding sequence ACCCGTCTTCTCGCTTTATGCGTTCCGTTTCACGGACTCAGGGCTGATGGCCGGTATGGCTCTGGGAGTATATGGTATAGCTATGATATTTTCTCAGATACTGCTAGGTCATTTATCCGACATCATTGGAAGAAAGAAGATCGCCTATCTATCTGCCATTCTTTTCTCCCTTGGAAATCTAATTTCGTGGCATCCTTTTAACATATTGGTACTTATATTTTCAAGAGCCATAGCTGGTTTTGGAGCCATGAGCAGTCCACTGTTGGCACTCCTGAATGAACAGGCTGATCGTGAAAGGCGCACAATCTATATGGCGGCCGTCGGCACCTTCTCTGGATTTGGAATAGCTATAGGCGTAATTGCCGGCCCATGGATCATGCAATATATTGGTTTGAGTACATTATTTCTCATTTCTGCCATTCTTGGATTCATCTCAATAACTCCCATTTCGATGCTGAAGGAACATAGCGTAAAATCCAGTGCAAGGCCGGCATTGGAGATCAATGTACCCTTCGTTTTTTCTTCGTTTGCTTCATCATTTCTTCTCTTTGGATCGTTTTTCTTTCTCCCATTATACTGGGTATCGCATGCCGGTGGGATATCATATTCAACGATGATACTGATTACCCTGATTACTGCAGGCATTCTCGGTATCTTTATCAGCGTAAGAATGGGAATGAAAGATTCGATCTCCACAATTACTCTACTTTTATTTGCGGTTTCCGCAATTTTTATGTTCTCGCTATGGCAATTTCAGATTCTTGTAGCTACAGGCTTCTTCATATTTGCCTTGGGTTATACCATGTTCGAAATTGCCTTCATCCCGTTATTGCTGAAAGACAGTTATAGAAATTACGGATCTCTCATAGGATTCTTCAACAGTGGGCGATATGCAGGTGAATTCCTCGGATCCATAACCATAGGATATTTTCTCGGTACATCGCGCATATTCCATCATCTGATATGGTTTACTCTTCTGATCGATGCGCTCATGGTATTTTCCATCCTTTTACTAAATGCTCAAGATTTGAAATATGGCAATATGTTCAATATGCACAATTAG
- the ftsZ gene encoding cell division protein FtsZ, whose protein sequence is MVDQNDNGEDIWTKDEDLNRIIEDRNFRIKVFGFGGSGSNTINRLMKENLVGVKLIACNTDAAHLLRIRSHAKILLGKNLTRGLGAGADPTVGEMAAKESESEILRQIDETSIVFITAGFGGGTGTGAAPYVAKLAKDRGALTIAFATLPFSSEGYVRMKNAAEGIRKLVKNSDAAIVIPNDKLIEKYNDVPVYKAFKFEDEVIATGIKGITDLIMNTGTINLDFNDLRKVMKDAGYAAIGMGSSNQAVNDRIVEALERALDSPFMDYDISHAKGAIVNVTGGRDLQLQEAQQAADMLRKKISRDATIMWGTVIDENMRSGVRILIIVSGIRPNFKIDQDLEEVK, encoded by the coding sequence ATGGTCGATCAAAACGATAACGGTGAGGACATCTGGACCAAGGATGAGGATCTCAACAGAATCATAGAAGACCGTAATTTCAGGATCAAGGTTTTTGGATTTGGCGGATCTGGATCAAACACCATAAATAGACTCATGAAGGAAAATCTTGTGGGCGTAAAACTGATCGCATGCAATACAGATGCGGCCCACCTGCTTCGCATACGATCGCATGCGAAGATACTGCTAGGAAAGAATCTAACGAGAGGCCTCGGTGCCGGTGCAGATCCGACGGTTGGTGAGATGGCTGCGAAAGAGTCTGAAAGTGAAATACTGAGGCAAATCGATGAAACGAGCATAGTATTCATAACTGCCGGTTTCGGAGGGGGTACAGGTACAGGTGCTGCGCCCTATGTTGCGAAGCTTGCAAAGGATCGTGGCGCATTGACGATAGCCTTCGCAACGCTCCCTTTCAGCTCAGAGGGTTATGTGAGAATGAAGAATGCCGCTGAAGGCATAAGAAAGCTCGTTAAGAACAGCGATGCAGCCATAGTGATTCCCAACGATAAGCTCATAGAAAAATATAACGACGTTCCGGTTTACAAGGCGTTCAAATTCGAAGATGAGGTGATCGCAACCGGAATAAAGGGCATAACCGATCTGATCATGAATACAGGAACGATCAATCTGGACTTCAATGATCTACGCAAGGTTATGAAGGATGCCGGATATGCCGCCATAGGCATGGGTTCTTCAAACCAAGCCGTAAACGATAGAATTGTGGAGGCTCTTGAAAGGGCTCTTGACTCCCCATTTATGGATTACGATATCTCGCATGCGAAGGGGGCAATAGTCAATGTAACTGGGGGAAGAGATCTCCAGCTTCAGGAGGCACAGCAGGCAGCGGATATGCTGAGAAAGAAGATATCCAGAGATGCCACTATAATGTGGGGTACGGTGATAGATGAAAACATGCGCAGCGGAGTGAGAATTCTGATCATCGTATCAGGCATAAGGCCAAATTTCAAGATAGATCAGGATCTTGAAGAAGTGAAGTGA
- a CDS encoding chlorite dismutase family protein codes for MSEIYTSVISYRFLEGREHDVNNIERSFGTIGAFFSGNAGYINFHAYRSYRADSDIIFWYSSRDPDLMILAKDKIQAIMRKFAVSSYSSISVYDESPYNAMNKKLEDSLKLPPLNYFVAYPMSKDPEWYLLDFDTRKEIMHEHIRMALDHPDQRGIRSYTTYSFGIGDQEFVVLYEIPDIAAWSRVTEKLREARARKWIVKETPILLGRLVDVSSSVSFLF; via the coding sequence ATGTCTGAGATATACACCTCGGTTATATCTTATCGCTTTCTCGAGGGCAGGGAGCATGATGTAAACAACATTGAGAGATCATTCGGAACAATAGGGGCATTTTTCTCTGGGAATGCCGGATACATAAATTTTCATGCATATCGTTCATATCGTGCCGATTCAGACATCATATTCTGGTATTCCAGCAGAGATCCGGATCTCATGATACTGGCCAAAGACAAGATACAGGCGATCATGCGGAAATTTGCAGTTTCATCTTATTCTTCAATATCTGTGTATGATGAAAGTCCATATAATGCCATGAATAAAAAACTGGAAGACAGCCTTAAATTGCCTCCACTCAATTATTTTGTGGCATACCCAATGTCCAAGGATCCTGAGTGGTATCTCCTGGATTTCGATACCAGGAAGGAGATAATGCATGAACACATCAGGATGGCACTGGACCATCCAGATCAGAGAGGTATAAGATCCTATACGACCTATTCTTTCGGGATCGGAGATCAGGAATTTGTGGTTCTTTACGAAATACCAGATATAGCAGCATGGTCTAGAGTTACAGAAAAGCTGAGAGAAGCACGTGCAAGAAAATGGATAGTGAAGGAAACGCCGATATTACTTGGCAGGCTCGTTGATGTCAGCAGTTCCGTCAGTTTCCTTTTCTGA
- a CDS encoding THUMP domain-containing protein gives MTLYIVRYSEIGLKGDKERKRMENILIKNISSYYRIKGWNASCRIMSGHILVEAENDDPLRYIMGIKSYSPTKRFRFETLDDLKEIAVGLYNEKVKGKTFGVRCNRIGTHGFTSLDVEKGVGDALYGVSAGVNLKNPDVWIHVDIVGKDAFFYDTVISGPGGLPLGSEGRYLALVSGGIDSPVATWAIMKRGSPSDILFCSLSYPVDLVPFVDVVSRLIERWAPYRKPRIYVADCRPLIRTMVVEGKTRYSNVTFKRIIYKLAESIVLKQGYNGIVTGESLGQVSSQTAENLRAIESGIDVPVLRPLIGMDKDEVVEIARSIGTFPTRNMGEFCSLFASHPIIRSRPEDIDEDMKHIDMNEIENSVRIFDIDDLRGMINDDFELKGSVPSDAVIIDLRPKSMYQKDHVQNSVNMTIGQALQIDDRNKTYVIYCSMGLQSAYVASVLRNHGVNAFYTTYKGIKRRNSEKETDGTADINEPAK, from the coding sequence ATGACACTCTACATAGTTCGATACTCGGAGATCGGCCTCAAAGGTGATAAAGAACGGAAGAGGATGGAAAATATACTAATTAAAAATATAAGTTCATATTATAGAATCAAGGGATGGAACGCAAGCTGCAGGATAATGTCCGGACATATTCTGGTGGAAGCTGAGAACGATGATCCTCTGCGTTATATAATGGGGATAAAATCTTATTCCCCCACGAAAAGATTCCGATTTGAAACTCTTGACGACCTCAAGGAAATAGCAGTTGGACTCTATAACGAGAAGGTCAAGGGAAAAACTTTTGGAGTGAGATGCAACCGCATCGGTACACATGGCTTCACCTCACTAGACGTTGAGAAAGGCGTGGGTGACGCGCTCTATGGAGTATCCGCTGGCGTGAACCTGAAGAATCCTGATGTCTGGATACACGTGGATATAGTCGGAAAGGATGCATTCTTCTATGACACAGTCATTTCCGGCCCTGGTGGACTCCCTCTCGGATCTGAAGGCAGATATCTGGCCCTTGTTTCAGGCGGAATCGACTCACCAGTCGCAACCTGGGCGATCATGAAGCGCGGTTCGCCCAGTGACATATTATTCTGCTCACTTTCCTATCCTGTGGATCTTGTTCCATTTGTCGATGTTGTGAGCAGGCTCATCGAAAGATGGGCACCATATAGAAAACCAAGAATATATGTTGCCGATTGCAGGCCGCTCATACGTACAATGGTCGTTGAAGGCAAGACTAGATATTCCAATGTTACGTTCAAGAGGATCATATACAAGCTCGCCGAAAGCATAGTACTGAAGCAGGGATACAACGGTATCGTTACAGGAGAGTCGCTTGGACAGGTATCATCTCAAACTGCGGAAAACCTCAGAGCCATTGAAAGTGGCATAGATGTTCCTGTGCTCCGTCCGCTCATAGGGATGGATAAGGATGAGGTAGTGGAGATAGCCAGGAGTATCGGAACGTTTCCTACGAGGAACATGGGTGAGTTCTGTTCACTCTTTGCATCGCATCCAATAATAAGATCAAGACCAGAGGACATAGACGAGGATATGAAGCATATAGATATGAATGAGATCGAGAACAGCGTTAGGATCTTCGATATTGACGATCTGAGGGGCATGATCAACGATGATTTCGAACTCAAGGGATCGGTGCCATCTGATGCAGTGATCATAGATCTAAGGCCTAAATCAATGTACCAGAAGGATCATGTTCAAAATTCAGTGAATATGACGATAGGCCAGGCCCTGCAGATAGATGATAGAAATAAGACCTATGTTATATACTGCAGTATGGGTCTCCAAAGCGCATACGTGGCGTCTGTTCTTAGAAACCATGGCGTGAATGCTTTCTACACAACTTATAAAGGCATCAAAAGAAGAAATTCAGAAAAGGAAACTGACGGAACTGCTGACATCAACGAGCCTGCCAAGTAA
- a CDS encoding APC family permease, which yields MFRRFRRITLITKALSTAVGIFFIYSTIFYLITSSPLSNFSFGYMIVFFAVIVSLVLSSILIAELPSVYRIRFRKPTLKEGGTPVYGFFTLFAIGLGTTIGSPLFILIPENIYEYFIVSISSLVLAVIMSYLLAYLYDRMHIYSHDHNLNALGGPSFIRTAYGRQSLRYFISRFSMWIANTSLAAFSVIYFVEFTFNVISPLLAVMGVSQILRNGVIAGAILFMIIWFVINAFYGKRYMRGIGIAQIIFLTIMVSIIFFDALDLGFGHSWNMSGLLVFHAGAPELILINTGYLFILFFGFQEIQVMVRDSKDESRIPIISFITGKAYPKRRYMPYSMYATIAGAGFIQVLYALAVFSVHAQYSAVETAVIPAIYIASVFQNNLWALAMAVSFLLATVTTFVPAFMAASRHLRSLAEDGIFPQSFSTLSWVFTFVLIIFMSLGGTAFLVNITDFMVLISLSLIALAAIPLRDNRSRFDHVAAISIITFLMFMIGAVSIYFNDKSVVILGIMAILSAYLLYDIMKLSMMGMELFGLALGIMSLLSLLVFKAVASPTVRIIGNIAIRSPYNLIYIELSLIIMSIMLILNVLLRLRTQSRNITFT from the coding sequence ATGTTCAGACGGTTTAGGAGGATCACGCTGATCACAAAGGCACTATCCACAGCCGTCGGTATATTCTTTATCTATTCAACCATCTTCTATCTCATAACCTCCAGCCCACTGTCAAACTTTTCATTTGGGTACATGATAGTGTTCTTTGCAGTCATCGTTTCACTGGTACTTTCATCCATCCTGATAGCTGAATTACCATCAGTTTACAGGATAAGATTCAGGAAACCAACACTGAAGGAAGGTGGTACCCCGGTATATGGATTCTTCACCCTCTTTGCCATAGGACTCGGTACCACCATAGGTTCTCCGCTTTTTATACTGATCCCTGAGAATATATACGAATACTTCATAGTTTCAATATCCTCCCTTGTCCTGGCAGTGATAATGTCCTATCTACTCGCATACCTCTACGATCGTATGCATATATACTCTCACGACCACAACCTGAATGCACTCGGCGGCCCATCATTCATAAGAACGGCATATGGAAGGCAGAGCCTGAGGTATTTCATATCACGATTTTCCATGTGGATAGCAAATACGTCTCTGGCAGCATTTTCAGTCATTTACTTTGTAGAATTCACCTTCAACGTCATTTCTCCTCTGCTGGCCGTAATGGGAGTTTCCCAGATACTGAGGAATGGAGTCATTGCCGGAGCCATACTCTTCATGATAATCTGGTTCGTAATAAACGCCTTCTATGGAAAGAGGTATATGAGAGGTATAGGCATCGCACAGATAATATTCCTGACAATAATGGTCTCCATAATATTCTTTGACGCGCTGGATCTTGGCTTCGGTCACTCCTGGAACATGTCTGGGCTCCTTGTATTTCATGCAGGTGCTCCTGAGCTTATTCTTATAAATACAGGGTATCTGTTCATACTCTTCTTCGGGTTTCAGGAGATACAGGTTATGGTAAGAGATTCCAAGGATGAGTCCAGAATTCCGATCATTTCTTTCATAACCGGCAAGGCCTATCCCAAGAGAAGGTACATGCCATACTCCATGTATGCAACCATAGCTGGTGCAGGCTTCATTCAGGTTCTGTATGCTCTTGCGGTCTTTTCAGTCCATGCACAGTATTCAGCCGTGGAAACAGCTGTAATACCTGCCATATACATCGCATCCGTGTTCCAGAATAACCTGTGGGCTCTGGCTATGGCGGTCTCGTTCCTCCTGGCCACGGTCACTACGTTCGTTCCCGCGTTCATGGCTGCGTCAAGGCATCTGCGATCGCTTGCGGAGGATGGGATATTCCCTCAGTCGTTTTCAACTCTCTCATGGGTATTCACCTTTGTGCTCATAATATTCATGAGCCTTGGTGGCACAGCCTTCCTGGTGAATATAACGGACTTCATGGTTCTTATTTCCCTGTCATTGATAGCCCTGGCGGCAATACCGCTGAGAGATAACCGCAGCAGATTTGATCATGTGGCAGCCATTTCAATAATTACGTTCCTCATGTTTATGATCGGCGCTGTCAGCATTTACTTCAACGATAAATCAGTAGTAATCCTTGGGATAATGGCTATACTCTCTGCGTATCTTCTTTACGATATAATGAAACTATCAATGATGGGGATGGAACTTTTCGGTCTGGCGCTTGGCATCATGTCTCTGCTGTCTCTTCTGGTATTCAAAGCAGTGGCCTCGCCCACGGTCAGAATAATCGGAAACATAGCAATTCGTTCGCCTTACAACCTCATCTACATAGAGCTTTCCCTGATCATAATGTCGATCATGCTCATCCTGAACGTTTTGCTTCGCCTTCGGACTCAATCCAGGAATATAACCTTCACATGA
- a CDS encoding phosphate-starvation-inducible PsiE family protein has protein sequence MDVTPAIIKIFGYIIETLLVISIILDIAYAIYDIYTMRSDGLEALSYSLVENAFFALVLLELYLGAHDFVVRSPLGLKHVVEAGLSYIIREIIIDISTGVKDIYSLSALAIVIVSLAVSLYFLSTTEKVRMNGGSQ, from the coding sequence GTGGATGTCACTCCTGCCATCATAAAGATCTTTGGATACATCATAGAAACATTGCTTGTAATCAGCATCATACTGGACATTGCCTATGCAATATATGATATATATACAATGAGGTCTGATGGCCTTGAGGCTCTTTCCTATTCCCTAGTCGAAAATGCCTTCTTCGCCCTAGTTCTGCTTGAACTGTATCTCGGAGCGCATGACTTCGTCGTCAGAAGCCCACTTGGCCTAAAACATGTGGTCGAGGCTGGTCTTTCATACATAATAAGGGAAATCATAATTGACATATCCACCGGAGTTAAGGACATATACTCCCTTTCGGCACTCGCGATCGTCATCGTTTCACTCGCTGTTTCGCTCTATTTCTTATCAACTACGGAGAAAGTTCGCATGAATGGAGGATCGCAATGA
- a CDS encoding TIGR00725 family protein gives MNIGVIGGSRVKDEVCDIAYRVGRILAMRNVTVICGGLTGVMECVSHGVSDGNGLVVGILPGYDPSEANRYVKIPIPTGMGYMRNFLIIRASQAIIAIDGSAGTLSEASFAISEGKDVVSIYPISIPRTKEKEGHVYVEPDPERAVDLAIDLAKRWHQIDESSEK, from the coding sequence ATGAACATAGGAGTCATAGGTGGAAGTCGTGTAAAGGATGAAGTGTGCGATATAGCGTATCGGGTTGGCCGGATACTCGCCATGCGGAATGTCACGGTGATATGCGGTGGGCTTACCGGAGTCATGGAATGTGTTTCGCACGGTGTTTCTGATGGAAATGGTTTGGTGGTAGGCATACTACCAGGTTATGACCCATCGGAGGCCAACCGTTACGTTAAGATACCGATACCCACAGGAATGGGTTATATGAGAAATTTCCTAATAATCAGGGCATCTCAGGCCATAATAGCGATAGATGGATCTGCAGGTACTCTCTCAGAGGCTTCATTCGCCATAAGCGAAGGCAAAGATGTGGTCTCTATATATCCGATCAGCATACCGAGAACGAAGGAAAAGGAAGGCCATGTATATGTTGAGCCGGATCCTGAACGAGCTGTCGATCTAGCAATCGATCTGGCAAAGAGATGGCATCAGATCGACGAATCTTCCGAAAAATAA
- a CDS encoding thiamine pyrophosphate-binding protein, whose product MKASQIFSDFLKKNHLYPIFGNPGTTEIPMLSSVEDYVLTLHDSISVAMADAYAQFSGRPSVVNLHSLPGISNSMAFITSAARNHSPVIITAGQQDRRHLYYDPLLSGDQLGMVSNYVKYAYEVRRPEEIPLAMKRAYNIAMTPPFGPTFVSFPMDIMDETADPIETNVAGHSLAALTEDEVREIMERVNSAKRVALIFGSEIDAYGAMEDARNFAHSLNVPVYVEPWAQASSYYKDDLYVQDLPPAFSAMNRILEPYDLILFIGSDVFVYPYTGEDPQFMDRSIFISTQSGHYVGETYFSDPSSFLRAAVKYARKKEWIKPNRFPEKLVYEDIIAKVHRHLKGYTAVDEAVTASGSVRKYFADGPKTYFTSRGGPLGWGDAAAVSVAMLKKKTIGIIGDGAFMYTPQSLWTAHKYGIAAKFIVLRNNGYNILRSYSRTYGYGVEDREFLKFNFNIEKIAEGFGSEVRNYEAESDLEWINEGDAPKVLVLDVDNQIPDLF is encoded by the coding sequence ATGAAGGCCTCACAGATATTCTCGGATTTTCTCAAGAAGAACCACCTATATCCTATTTTCGGAAATCCTGGTACGACGGAAATACCGATGCTATCCTCGGTTGAGGATTATGTACTGACTCTGCATGATTCGATTTCGGTCGCAATGGCCGATGCCTATGCCCAGTTCAGCGGGCGTCCTTCCGTGGTGAACCTGCATTCATTACCAGGCATTTCGAATTCAATGGCATTCATAACATCCGCGGCACGCAATCACTCTCCCGTTATAATAACAGCTGGTCAGCAGGACAGAAGGCATCTATACTATGATCCACTGCTATCCGGCGATCAGCTGGGTATGGTTTCTAACTATGTAAAATATGCATATGAGGTGAGGCGGCCTGAGGAGATTCCTCTCGCAATGAAACGTGCCTATAATATAGCCATGACGCCACCCTTCGGGCCCACTTTCGTCTCATTTCCCATGGACATAATGGATGAAACCGCGGATCCGATTGAAACGAATGTTGCCGGGCATTCGCTAGCCGCCCTGACCGAGGATGAGGTACGTGAAATAATGGAACGTGTAAATTCTGCAAAGAGGGTCGCACTGATATTCGGATCCGAAATAGATGCTTACGGCGCGATGGAGGATGCAAGAAATTTTGCCCATTCACTGAATGTCCCTGTATATGTCGAACCTTGGGCCCAGGCGTCTTCATATTACAAGGATGATCTGTACGTTCAGGATCTGCCTCCCGCCTTCTCCGCCATGAACAGGATCCTCGAACCCTATGACCTCATACTCTTCATAGGATCGGATGTGTTCGTATATCCATACACCGGAGAGGATCCGCAATTTATGGACAGATCCATATTCATATCCACGCAATCCGGCCATTACGTGGGCGAGACCTACTTCTCCGATCCTTCGTCATTCCTGCGTGCAGCGGTAAAGTACGCAAGAAAGAAGGAATGGATCAAACCCAACAGGTTTCCTGAGAAATTAGTGTATGAGGACATAATAGCGAAGGTGCACCGCCATCTCAAAGGGTATACTGCAGTGGATGAGGCCGTTACGGCTTCCGGTTCTGTCAGGAAATACTTTGCAGACGGGCCAAAAACCTACTTCACTTCACGTGGTGGTCCTCTTGGCTGGGGCGATGCGGCGGCCGTATCAGTCGCCATGCTAAAGAAGAAGACCATCGGCATTATTGGCGATGGCGCATTCATGTACACCCCGCAGAGCCTATGGACTGCTCATAAATACGGAATTGCTGCCAAATTCATAGTGCTCAGGAACAATGGCTACAATATACTGAGAAGTTATTCGAGGACATATGGATATGGAGTAGAGGACAGGGAATTCCTGAAATTCAACTTCAACATAGAGAAGATCGCAGAAGGCTTTGGTTCCGAAGTTAGAAACTATGAAGCGGAAAGTGATCTGGAATGGATCAATGAGGGAGATGCACCAAAGGTTCTTGTCCTTGATGTCGATAACCAGATTCCAGATCTGTTCTGA
- a CDS encoding alanyl-tRNA editing protein has translation MKTKALYLDDSYSVEGTGTAVFVEFTDMKVDQSIFYPTTFGEPNDTGKVIIDNKEYQIVDTIYDGEYIHLISMDTYPQDIVGKTVKQKIDWDRRYIHMRFRTALKIISGLAYRKWKVPCRVNETYDDRAWIDIEKPDITEDEINEVMTEANEIVKKDLEVKFRYIGLDEFNGDEDLKKMSAHDAFDEERIRIMAIDGLPEQPEFGVNVKRTGEVGQINYKTTKLKGKVSNRINITLQ, from the coding sequence ATGAAGACCAAAGCATTGTACTTGGACGATTCATATTCAGTTGAGGGTACAGGAACAGCTGTATTTGTGGAATTCACTGATATGAAGGTGGATCAGTCAATATTCTATCCGACAACGTTTGGAGAGCCAAATGATACGGGTAAGGTGATAATAGATAACAAGGAGTATCAGATTGTCGATACAATTTACGACGGCGAATATATACATCTGATATCAATGGATACTTATCCACAGGACATAGTTGGAAAAACTGTGAAGCAGAAGATAGACTGGGACAGGCGGTATATACATATGAGATTCAGAACAGCATTGAAGATAATATCTGGGCTTGCTTATAGAAAATGGAAGGTGCCCTGCCGCGTTAATGAGACCTACGATGACAGGGCATGGATAGATATCGAGAAGCCAGACATCACGGAAGACGAGATCAACGAAGTCATGACGGAAGCAAACGAGATTGTTAAGAAAGATCTAGAAGTTAAATTCAGATATATTGGCCTGGATGAGTTCAACGGCGATGAGGATCTTAAAAAGATGTCTGCCCATGATGCCTTTGACGAAGAGAGAATACGTATAATGGCCATAGATGGACTTCCTGAACAACCGGAATTCGGTGTAAATGTAAAGCGGACCGGCGAGGTCGGCCAGATAAACTATAAAACTACAAAATTAAAGGGAAAGGTTTCGAACAGAATAAACATAACATTACAGTGA
- a CDS encoding DUF1059 domain-containing protein, with the protein MTYVFRCRDYGFDCSYTLEEERKEDVPPMVKMHFRYAHNIYDFTDEIRDKVLQAVKEK; encoded by the coding sequence ATGACGTATGTGTTCAGATGCAGGGATTATGGATTCGACTGCAGCTATACTCTGGAAGAAGAAAGGAAGGAAGATGTCCCACCCATGGTGAAGATGCATTTCAGATATGCTCATAATATATACGATTTCACAGATGAAATAAGGGATAAGGTGTTACAGGCTGTAAAGGAAAAATAG
- a CDS encoding archaellin/type IV pilin N-terminal domain-containing protein gives MHDKAVSPIIATILLIAITVTLAATFYTEVSPYFSQNQYFTPQAQIQVIAGNQTHAYAYYIYVSYFPGSLALHDVDMILISNGTQMIINLGAAYPQDNLSTTGLEVNITIYTNGPYFNSGSYVFLKMPSSLSYISFVDMKTGSRIVSLSSNI, from the coding sequence ATGCATGATAAGGCCGTTTCACCGATCATAGCCACGATACTACTGATCGCTATAACGGTCACCTTGGCTGCAACTTTCTATACAGAGGTGTCACCATATTTTTCTCAAAACCAGTATTTTACCCCTCAAGCTCAGATACAGGTCATAGCTGGAAACCAGACTCATGCATATGCCTATTACATTTATGTATCGTATTTTCCGGGATCGCTGGCTCTTCATGATGTTGACATGATCTTGATATCCAATGGTACTCAAATGATCATAAACCTTGGAGCGGCATATCCTCAGGACAACCTGTCGACCACGGGCCTTGAAGTCAATATAACGATCTATACCAACGGCCCTTATTTCAATTCCGGATCATACGTGTTTCTTAAAATGCCCAGCTCACTGTCCTATATTTCATTCGTGGATATGAAAACAGGATCTAGGATAGTTTCTCTCTCATCAAATATATAG